The proteins below are encoded in one region of Deinococcus metalli:
- a CDS encoding DMT family transporter, with translation MTTTAAPLRSDTRAGVGLGVVAAVAFSTLGVWGKLATQVGLDSHDALAWRFALVAALLLPLSGRLTWAVRTRLLGVGLLYTVATLAYFVALGRVTAGATSLLLYSAPAFVVLLAWGQGRAPRRTQLGAVALALLGLVLVIGLPGPDDRDAVGLLCGAAAGALYALYLSASERWLRGVSPVAATAHMALVAGVTFGALASVRGTLHVPDRPDEWGVIVGMAVIPTIVAVPALYGAIARLGATRASLLGTLEPLFTVLLAALLLREQVGAGALLGGALILAGAGLAQWPARRVPVGPHP, from the coding sequence GTGACCACGACCGCCGCCCCGCTCCGCTCCGACACCCGCGCCGGGGTAGGGCTGGGCGTGGTCGCGGCCGTGGCGTTCTCCACGCTGGGCGTGTGGGGCAAGCTCGCCACCCAGGTGGGCCTGGACAGCCACGACGCGCTGGCATGGCGCTTCGCGCTGGTGGCCGCGCTGCTGCTGCCGCTGTCCGGCCGCCTGACGTGGGCCGTCCGCACCCGGCTGCTGGGCGTGGGCCTGCTGTACACCGTCGCCACGCTGGCGTACTTCGTGGCGCTGGGCCGCGTCACCGCCGGGGCCACCAGCCTGCTGCTGTACTCCGCGCCGGCCTTCGTGGTGCTGCTGGCGTGGGGGCAGGGCCGCGCGCCGCGCCGCACGCAGCTGGGCGCCGTCGCGCTGGCCCTGCTGGGCCTGGTACTGGTGATCGGCCTGCCCGGCCCGGACGACCGTGACGCCGTGGGCCTGCTGTGCGGCGCGGCCGCCGGGGCGCTGTACGCCCTGTACCTCAGCGCGTCCGAGCGCTGGCTGCGCGGCGTCTCGCCCGTCGCGGCGACCGCGCACATGGCCCTGGTGGCGGGCGTGACCTTCGGTGCCCTGGCGAGCGTGCGCGGCACCCTGCATGTTCCGGACCGCCCCGACGAGTGGGGCGTGATCGTCGGTATGGCCGTGATCCCGACCATCGTGGCCGTGCCCGCGCTGTACGGCGCCATCGCCCGCCTGGGGGCCACGCGCGCCAGCCTGCTGGGCACGCTGGAGCCGCTGTTCACGGTGCTGCTCGCGGCGCTGCTGCTGCGCGAGCAGGTGGGCGCGGGCGCGCTGCTGGGCGGCGCCCTGATCCTCGCCGGAGCGGGGCTGGCGCAGTGGCCCGCACGGCGCGTGCCGGTCGGACCGCATCCGTAA
- a CDS encoding DUF4384 domain-containing protein produces the protein MKKRTLLLAVTASLLGLAAPASAAPKISAQSIIVNPVPTSLSVQVWVNRDPSGARTPSYRIGENISISARVSEDAYVYLFNINPDGTTDQILPNRLGGSNFVRAGQIRTFPSASDNFQFNIAGPYGLNKVLVIASRTQLNLSELSSYSSGQAFATVKPQSPARLAQALSIVVDPVTQPVPQQDWTSDAVQYNVAY, from the coding sequence ATGAAGAAGCGCACCCTCCTGCTCGCCGTCACCGCGTCCCTGCTCGGCCTGGCTGCGCCCGCTTCCGCGGCGCCGAAGATCAGCGCGCAGAGCATCATCGTGAACCCGGTGCCCACCTCCCTCAGCGTTCAGGTGTGGGTCAACCGCGATCCCAGCGGCGCGCGCACCCCCAGCTACCGCATCGGCGAGAACATCAGCATCTCGGCCCGCGTGAGTGAAGACGCCTACGTGTACCTGTTCAACATCAACCCGGACGGCACCACCGACCAGATCCTGCCCAACCGCCTGGGCGGCAGCAACTTCGTCCGGGCGGGGCAGATCCGCACCTTCCCCAGCGCCAGCGACAACTTCCAGTTCAACATCGCGGGGCCGTACGGCCTGAACAAGGTGCTGGTCATCGCCAGCCGCACTCAGCTGAACCTCAGCGAACTCAGCTCGTACTCCAGCGGTCAGGCCTTCGCGACCGTGAAGCCCCAGAGCCCGGCCCGACTGGCGCAGGCGCTGAGCATCGTGGTCGATCCGGTCACCCAGCCCGTGCCGCAGCAGGACTGGACGAGCGACGCCGTGCAGTACAACGTCGCGTACTGA